In Macadamia integrifolia cultivar HAES 741 chromosome 13, SCU_Mint_v3, whole genome shotgun sequence, one DNA window encodes the following:
- the LOC122060091 gene encoding pentatricopeptide repeat-containing protein At1g11290, chloroplastic gives MGSTLMPFSLLSATPSPSKARVTSSPHVLNSPSSKPERLLQLQPYRTYIPSHVYCHPSAILLEICSDMRELNQILPLVIKNGLYNEHLFQTKLVSLFSKFGNLAAATTVFNPIEEKVDALYHTLLKGHAKYSSVDETIAFFNRMKHDEVQHVVYNFTYLLKTCGDNSDLKRGKEIHAQLFCNGFGSNVFAMTGIVSMYGKCGQVDDAWKMFDRMIQRDLVAWNAIIAGYAQNGLARRALELVIKMQEEGQRPDSITIVTTLPSCGDLGYSRIGKSVHGFVIRAGFASLVNVSTALADMYSKCGLVKTARLVFDRMRNRTLVSWNSMIDGYAQSGHSEEAMVVLQKMLDEGLKPTDVTIMAALHACADLRDLERGSYIHELLNQVGLGSNVSVMNSLITMYSKCKRVDISAKIFENLREKTLVSWNAMISGYSQNGHVNEALNYFCKMQQEKIKPDSFTMVSIIPAIADLSVLRQAKWIHGLSIRYCLERNVFVMTALVDMYAKCGGLPTARKLFDMMQDRHVTTWNAMIDGYGTHGLGKAAVKLFEVMRRGVIKPNDVTFLCVLSACSHAGLVEDGCRCFTMMKSDYGIEPVVDHYGTMVDLLGRAGKLDEAWDFIQKMPIEPGISVFGAMLGACRIHKNVELGEKAAERLFDLGPEEGGYHVLLSNIYANASMWDNVAKVRTMMEKKGLQKTPGCSLVELRNEVHTFYSGSTDHPQSKRIYTKLEVLGDEIKAAGYVPVTNSIHDVEDEVKEQLLNSHSEKLAIAFALINTNPGTTIHIRKNLRVCGDCHEATKYISLVTGREIIVRDMQRFHHFKNGTCSCADYW, from the coding sequence ATGGGTTCAACGCTGATGCCCTTCTCGCTTCTCTCCGCCACTCCAAGCCCCTCCAAAGCACGAGTCACCTCATCCCCTCATGTCCTAAACTCCCCATCTTCAAAACCTGAGCGCCTGCTGCAGCTGCAACCTTATAGAACTTACATTCCTTCTCATGTCTACTGTCACCCCTCTGCTATCCTTCTTGAAATATGCTCAGACATGAGAGAACTGAACCAAATCCTACCTCTTGTAATAAAAAACGGTCTCTATAATGAACACTTGTTCCAAACTAAACTAGTGAGTTTGTTCTCCAAGTTTGGTAATTTGGCGGCTGCAACCACTGTTTTTAATCCAATTGAAGAGAAAGTTGACGCCTTATATCACACCCTTCTCAAGGGTCATGCTAAATATTCGTCCGTTGATGAGACCATAGCGTTCTTTAACAGGATGAAGCACGATGAAGTGCAACATGTTGTTTACAATTTTACTTATTTGTTGAAGACTTGTGGGGATAATTCAGACCTTAAAAGGGGGAAGGAGATTCATGCTCAGTTGTTCTGTAATGGGTTTGGGTCTAATGTCTTTGCAATGACTGGGATTGTGAGTATGTATGGGAAATGTGGTCAAGTTGACGATGCATGGAAGATGTTTGATAGAATGATTCAGAGAGATTTGGTTGCTTGGAATGCAATTATTGCCGGGTATGCTCAAAATGGTTTGGCTAGGAGAGCTTTGGAATTGGTTATAAAGATGCAAGAGGAAGGCCAACGACCCGACTCCATTACAATTGTCACCACTTTGCCTTCATGTGGAGATTTAGGGTATTCTAGGATTGGCAAGTCAGTTCACGGTTTTGTTATCAGGGCTGGGTTTGCATCATTGGTGAATGTTTCGACTGCCCTTGCGGATATGTACTCAAAATGTGGGTTGGTGAAGACTGCTCGATTAGTTTTTGATAGGATGCGTAATAGGACTCTTGTTTCATGGAATTCAATGATTGATGGCTATGCCCAAAGTGGACATTCTGAGGAAGCCATGGTCGTTTTGCAGAAAATGCTGGATGAAGGTTTGAAACCCACAGACGTTACTATTATGGCAGCCCTGCATGCCTGTGCTGATTTGCGGGATCTTGAACGGGGAAGTTACATCCATGAATTACTGAACCAAGTTGGGCTTGGGTCTAATGTTTCAGTCATGAACTCTCTGATTACCATGTATTCCAAGTGTAAGAGAGTAGATATTTCTGCCAAAATATTTGAAAACCTGCGGGAAAAGACTCTAGTTTCATGGAATGCCATGATATCAGGTTATTCCCAAAATGGGCATGTAAATGAGGCTCTCAATTACTTCTGTAAGATGCAACAGGAGAAGATAAAACCAGACTCTTTCACTATGGTGAGCATTATTCCTGCTATTGCAGATTTATCAGTCTTACGCCAGGCAAAGTGGATCCATGGACTTTCCATTAGATATTGCTTGGAAAGGAATGTATTTGTGATGACTGCCCTGGTGGATATGTATGCAAAATGTGGTGGTCTTCCCACTGCACGCAAACTCTTTGACATGATGCAAGACCGGCATGTGACGACTTGGAATGCCATGATAGATGGATATGGAACACATGGACTTGGGAAAGCTGCTGTTAAACTGTTTGAGGTTATGCGTAGGGGAGTTATCAAGCCCAATGATGTGACGTTTCTATGTGTGCTTTCAGCTTGCAGCCATGCTGGCTTGGTGGAAGATGGGTGCCGTTGCTTCACTATGATGAAGAGTGATTATGGCATAGAGCCTGTGGTGGATCATTATGGAACCATGGTGGACCTTCTTGGACGTGCTGGCAAGCTTGATGAGGCTTGGGACTTCATCCAAAAGATGCCTATTGAACCAGGAATAAGTGTGTTTGGGGCCATGTTGGGTGCTTGCAGGATTCACAAAAATGTTGAGTTGGGAGAGAAGGCAGCAGAAAGACTGTTTGATCTAGGCCCAGAAGAAGGTGGGTACCATGTGCTCTTGTCTAACATATATGCCAATGCTTCAATGTGGGATAATGTAGCCAAGGTGAGGACAATGATGGAGAAGAAAGGGCTTCAGAAGACCCCTGGTTGCAGTTTGGTTGAGTTGAGAAATGAAGTCCACACATTCTACTCCGGCAGCACAGACCATCCGCAATCCAAAAGGATATATACAAAACTTGAAGTACTGGGAGATGAGATCAAAGCTGCTGGTTATGTACCTGTTACAAATTCAATACatgatgttgaagatgaggtAAAGGAACAGCTGCTCAACAGCCATAGTGAAAAGTTGGCCATTGCATTTGCACTCATAAATACAAACCCAGGTACCACCATCCACATTCGAAAAAACCTCCGTGTTTGTGGTGATTGCCATGAGGCAACCAAATACATCTCACTTGTGACTGGGCGAGAGATCATTGTGAGGGACATGCAACGGTTCCACCATTTCAAGAATGGAACCTGCTCCTGTGCTGATTATTGGTGA
- the LOC122060167 gene encoding eukaryotic translation initiation factor 3 subunit G-like, with amino-acid sequence MATAVDRPASASYNPPQSNKLRWGELEEDDGEDLDFLLPPRMVIGPDENGVKKVIEYKFNEDGNKVKITTTTRTRKLAKARLSKRALERRSWPKFGDAVHEEVGSRLTMVSTEEILLERPRAPGSKAEETKVAGDPLAQLGKGGAVLMVCRTCGKKGDHWTSRCPYKDLAPPSEGFVDKPASETTAPASGASKGSTYVPPGMRGGAAERGSAPDRRRNEENSVRVTNLSEDTREPDLLELFRTFGPVSRVYVAVDQKTGVSRGFGFVNFVNKEDAERAINKLNGYGYDNLILRVEWATPRSN; translated from the exons ATGGCTACGGCAGTGGACAGGCCGGCTTCTGCTTCGTATAACCCACCGCAATCGAACAAGCTTCGATGGGGTGAGCTCGAAGAAGACGACGGAGAGGATTTGGATTTCCTTCTCCCACCTCGTATGGTGATTGGGCCAGATGAGAATGGCGTGAAGAAGGTAATTGAGTACAAGTTCAACGAAGATGGCAACAAGGTTAAGATCACAACTACAACTCGGACTCGCAAACTCGCCAAGGCCCGACTTAGTAAGCGTGCCCTTGAGCGTCGCTCGTGGCCTAAGTTTGGTGATGCTGTGCATGAGGAGGTTGGTAGCAGACTCACCATGGTTTCCACCGAAGAGATTCTCCTTGAGAGACCTAGGGCTCCCG GGAGCAAAGCAGAAGAAACCAAAGTTGCTGGAGATCCCTTGGCACAGCTTGGGAAAGGTGGTGCTGTTCTCATGGTATGCCGTACATGTGGAAAGAAGGGTGACCACTGGACATCAAGGTGCCCCTACAAGGATCTTGCTCCTCCATCTGAAGGCTTTGTTGACAAACCTGCATCCGAAACTACAGCTCCTGCTTCTGGCGCAAGCAAGGGATCAACCTACGTTCCTCCAGGCATGAGAGGTGGTGCTGCAGAGAGAGGCAGTGCACCTGATAGGCGTAGGAATGAAGAAAATTCAGTTCGGGTTACCAATCTTTCAGAGGATACACGTGAACCTGACTTGCTTGAGCTCTTCCGTACCTTTGGTCCCGTCAGCCGTGTGTATGTTGCTGTTGACCAGAAGACAGGTGTGAGTCGAGGATTTGGTTTTGTGAACTTTGTGAACAAGGAAGATGCTGAAAGAGCCATCAACAAGCTGAATGGGTATGGATATGACAATTTGATCCTGAGAGTTGAGTGGGCTACACCAAGGTCGAACTAG